Proteins from a genomic interval of Youhaiella tibetensis:
- a CDS encoding DUF4180 domain-containing protein encodes MRTARINDINVQFYPGDGPLLGSSADALDVIGGTYGLEIEMVAIPVGRLLPEFFELRTGLAGEFIQKLQNYWLRLAIVGDISGQVGASKSLRDFVYETNTVGRHLFVPDEAALGQQLKAL; translated from the coding sequence ATGCGCACCGCCAGGATCAACGACATCAACGTTCAGTTCTACCCCGGGGACGGTCCCCTGTTGGGCTCGTCGGCCGATGCGCTGGACGTGATCGGCGGAACCTACGGGCTCGAGATCGAGATGGTGGCGATACCGGTCGGTCGGCTGCTGCCCGAGTTTTTCGAACTCCGCACTGGCCTGGCGGGCGAATTCATCCAGAAGCTGCAGAATTACTGGCTGCGCCTGGCGATCGTTGGCGACATCTCCGGGCAGGTCGGCGCCAGCAAGTCGCTGCGCGATTTCGTCTATGAGACCAACACGGTCGGCCGGCACCTCTTCGTGCCCGACGAAGCCGCCCTCGGCCAACAGCTCAAGGCGCTCTAG
- a CDS encoding PA0069 family radical SAM protein — protein MALYQAPSFEALDKLAHTRDADLIDRPMVDPGQNRGRGAQSNIVGRFEKHTRETFDDGWDNVDPLPIFETIEHVERAKSVIARNESPDIGFDRSINPYRGCEHGCIYCFARQTHAYLGHSAGLDFERDIYVKVNAAEALRAELANPRYRPKPIAIGTNTDPYQPAERKHKIMRSILEVLLEARHPVTITTKSALVVRDLDLLTELAKLHLVRVAISVTTLDHKLSRKMEPRASTPSKRLEAIRLLSEAGVPTAVMAAPMIPAINDMELERILDAAAAQGAKGAGMILVRLPGEVRDLFREWLLRHFPDRVRHVLSLVRETRNGKDNDPRWGSRFTGEGPYAVLLRQRYEKAVERYGLNQKVPPLRIDLFAPAKPEDNQLSLF, from the coding sequence ATGGCGCTCTACCAGGCTCCATCTTTCGAGGCGCTCGACAAGCTTGCACATACGCGAGACGCCGACCTCATCGACCGCCCCATGGTCGACCCCGGCCAGAACCGTGGGCGCGGGGCGCAGAGCAATATCGTCGGCCGGTTCGAGAAGCACACGCGCGAGACGTTCGATGACGGCTGGGACAATGTCGACCCGCTGCCGATCTTCGAAACCATCGAGCATGTCGAGCGGGCCAAGAGCGTCATCGCGCGCAACGAGAGCCCCGATATCGGGTTCGATCGCTCGATCAATCCCTATCGTGGGTGCGAGCATGGCTGCATCTACTGCTTCGCGCGCCAGACGCATGCCTATCTGGGCCATTCGGCCGGGCTCGATTTCGAGCGCGACATCTATGTGAAGGTGAACGCCGCCGAAGCGCTGCGGGCCGAACTCGCCAATCCGCGCTACAGGCCCAAGCCCATCGCCATCGGCACCAACACCGACCCCTACCAGCCGGCCGAGCGCAAACACAAAATCATGCGCTCGATCCTCGAAGTGCTGCTGGAAGCGCGCCATCCAGTGACCATAACCACCAAGTCGGCGCTGGTGGTGCGCGATCTCGACCTGCTGACCGAACTGGCCAAGCTGCACCTGGTGCGGGTGGCGATCTCGGTGACGACACTCGACCACAAGCTGTCGCGCAAGATGGAGCCGCGCGCATCCACGCCCTCCAAGCGGCTGGAAGCCATCCGGCTGCTGTCGGAAGCAGGGGTGCCCACGGCAGTGATGGCCGCCCCGATGATCCCGGCGATCAACGACATGGAACTCGAGCGCATCCTCGATGCCGCGGCGGCGCAGGGCGCCAAGGGCGCCGGCATGATCCTCGTGCGCTTGCCGGGGGAAGTGCGCGACCTCTTCCGCGAATGGCTGCTGCGGCACTTTCCCGATCGGGTGCGCCATGTGCTCAGCCTCGTGCGCGAGACGCGCAACGGCAAGGACAACGATCCGCGCTGGGGATCGCGGTTCACGGGTGAAGGCCCCTACGCGGTGCTGCTGCGCCAGCGCTACGAAAAGGCAGTCGAGCGCTACGGCCTCAACCAGAAGGTGCCGCCGCTGCGGATCGACCTCTTCGCGCCGGCCAAGCCGGAAGACAACCAGCTCTCGCTGTTCTGA
- a CDS encoding 4-(cytidine 5'-diphospho)-2-C-methyl-D-erythritol kinase — MTEAFVETAPAKINLALHIAGRRPDGYHELDSLVVFADVADEIEAFPANEDKLSISGPFGTGLTSGEGNLVLRAVAAFRATWPDHVPARLAFNLRKNLPVAAGLGGGSADAAAVLRLMASLGPALLPEHELMAVAARLGADVPMCLLSRPCRAQGVGERVTALSSFPQTHVVLVNPLVPVVTADVFRRLQVHENDGLPDLPEPLTRPAQLGIWLAETRNDLEPPAIAMVPVIGALRDTLARAPGCVLARMSGSGATVFGLFGSSTQAHQAAHDLRERWPGYWVAAAPVIQPD; from the coding sequence GTGACGGAAGCGTTCGTCGAGACGGCACCCGCCAAGATCAACCTCGCCCTGCACATCGCGGGGCGGCGCCCTGACGGCTATCACGAGCTCGATAGCCTCGTGGTGTTCGCGGACGTGGCCGACGAGATCGAGGCTTTCCCGGCGAACGAGGACAAGCTCTCGATTTCGGGGCCCTTCGGAACGGGTCTGACCAGTGGGGAAGGCAACCTGGTGCTGCGCGCCGTGGCGGCCTTCCGGGCCACTTGGCCCGATCACGTGCCTGCGCGGCTTGCGTTCAACCTGAGGAAGAACCTGCCGGTCGCCGCGGGGCTGGGAGGGGGCTCGGCCGACGCGGCGGCGGTGTTGCGCCTCATGGCGTCGCTGGGCCCTGCCCTCTTACCCGAACACGAGTTGATGGCAGTCGCCGCCAGGCTCGGCGCCGACGTGCCGATGTGCCTGCTTTCTCGACCCTGCCGCGCCCAGGGGGTTGGCGAGCGCGTGACGGCGCTTTCGAGCTTTCCCCAGACCCATGTCGTGCTGGTCAATCCGCTGGTTCCGGTGGTGACGGCCGACGTCTTCCGGCGCCTGCAGGTGCATGAGAACGACGGCTTGCCCGATCTGCCCGAGCCCCTGACACGTCCGGCCCAGCTCGGAATCTGGCTGGCTGAGACCCGCAACGATCTCGAGCCGCCTGCCATCGCCATGGTGCCGGTGATCGGCGCGTTGCGGGACACGCTGGCGCGGGCGCCAGGATGCGTGCTCGCGCGCATGTCCGGCTCGGGTGCCACGGTTTTCGGGCTTTTCGGCTCGAGCACACAGGCGCACCAGGCCGCGCACGACCTGCGAGAGAGGTGGCCCGGCTATTGGGTGGCGGCGGCGCCGGTGATCCAGCCGGACTGA
- a CDS encoding tetratricopeptide repeat protein, with product MTSVARILHRSALVAVAVMGMSSTALSQTFFTSKPLSATGSFLAGQQAMVDMRTADAARYFGQAAQVDWENPTVIERAFVAYAANGQIGDAANTARHLLELQPDNQLARLIIATEALKERRYAAAAEALRDLGSDNFAGITGDILRAWALVGDKKLDEANKLLDELGSQGLGDFLVFHRALMAEVTGNTDDAIRYAKKAYENDPYVARVAEAYARILGNAGKFDDAIDVVVNFEAQGLSHPLVDQVKEDLAKHKRPGMFATNVQTGAAEMFHGIGVALARDGSLDLSVVFLRLGIYLEPKADVISLVLGQLLDGAGQHDAANKLYDAIPTGSPMKPTAVIRVASNLDATGDRSEAIRRLGNIVATNPKDIDAVSTLGDMLRSDKQYIAAADAYTKALDLTNGEAPADWRFYYVRGIAYERANEWDKAESDFLKALDLNPDQPQVLNYLGYSWVDKGMNLDRALGMIQKAVQSQPNDGYIVDSLGWAYYRLNKYDDAVRYLEQAVQLRPNDPEINDHLGDAYWRAGRTLEARFQWNIALSVDQEGNVKERVKPKLANGLDPVAATQ from the coding sequence GTGACTTCAGTTGCGCGCATTCTCCATCGCTCGGCCCTCGTTGCCGTGGCCGTCATGGGCATGTCATCCACAGCGCTCTCCCAGACCTTCTTCACAAGCAAGCCGTTGAGCGCGACAGGCAGCTTCCTGGCTGGCCAGCAGGCCATGGTCGACATGCGAACGGCAGACGCCGCGCGCTATTTCGGCCAGGCGGCGCAGGTGGACTGGGAGAACCCGACCGTCATCGAGCGGGCCTTCGTGGCCTATGCCGCCAACGGGCAGATCGGGGACGCGGCCAACACGGCCCGCCATCTGCTCGAGCTGCAGCCGGACAACCAGCTGGCGCGCCTCATCATCGCGACAGAAGCGCTCAAGGAACGCCGCTATGCGGCGGCGGCCGAGGCGTTGCGGGACCTGGGCTCGGACAATTTTGCCGGCATCACGGGCGACATCCTGCGCGCCTGGGCGCTGGTGGGCGACAAAAAGCTGGATGAAGCCAACAAGCTGCTGGACGAGCTCGGCTCGCAGGGGCTGGGCGACTTCCTCGTCTTCCACCGCGCGCTGATGGCCGAGGTCACGGGTAATACCGACGACGCCATCCGCTACGCCAAGAAGGCCTACGAGAACGACCCCTATGTGGCGCGCGTGGCCGAGGCCTATGCGCGGATCCTGGGCAATGCCGGCAAGTTCGACGATGCGATCGACGTGGTGGTGAACTTCGAGGCCCAGGGGCTAAGCCACCCGCTGGTGGACCAGGTCAAGGAAGACCTAGCCAAGCACAAGCGCCCCGGCATGTTCGCAACCAACGTGCAGACGGGCGCCGCCGAGATGTTCCACGGCATCGGGGTGGCGTTGGCCCGCGACGGGAGCCTTGACCTCTCTGTGGTGTTCCTGCGCCTGGGTATCTATCTCGAGCCCAAGGCCGACGTGATTTCGCTGGTGCTGGGCCAGCTCCTGGATGGCGCCGGGCAGCACGACGCCGCCAACAAGCTCTACGACGCCATCCCCACCGGTTCGCCCATGAAGCCGACCGCAGTGATCCGCGTCGCTTCCAACCTCGACGCCACGGGCGATCGCAGCGAGGCCATCCGCCGGCTGGGCAATATCGTTGCCACCAATCCCAAGGACATCGACGCGGTCTCGACGCTGGGCGACATGCTGCGCTCGGACAAGCAGTACATCGCGGCGGCCGACGCCTATACCAAGGCGCTCGACCTCACCAATGGCGAGGCCCCGGCGGACTGGCGGTTCTACTATGTGCGCGGCATCGCCTATGAGCGCGCCAACGAGTGGGACAAGGCCGAGAGCGACTTCCTCAAGGCGCTCGACCTCAACCCCGACCAGCCGCAGGTGCTCAACTACCTGGGCTACAGCTGGGTGGACAAGGGCATGAACCTCGACCGCGCCCTGGGCATGATCCAGAAGGCGGTCCAGTCCCAGCCCAATGACGGCTACATCGTGGACAGCCTGGGCTGGGCCTATTACCGGCTCAACAAATACGACGACGCCGTGCGTTACCTCGAGCAGGCCGTGCAGCTTCGCCCGAACGATCCGGAGATCAACGATCACCTGGGCGACGCTTATTGGCGCGCCGGGCGCACGCTCGAGGCACGGTTCCAGTGGAACATCGCGCTCAGCGTCGATCAGGAAGGGAACGTCAAGGAGCGCGTGAAGCCGAAACTGGCCAACGGGCTCGATCCGGTCGCCGCTACCCAGTAG